The Fusarium musae strain F31 chromosome 10, whole genome shotgun sequence DNA window TCTCTGGGCCAACAACTACTACCGCTCTGAGGTCATGAACTTGGCTGTTCCCAAGCTGAGCGGTGCCAaagctactgctgctgccaaggttGCTGATGTGCCCTCCTTCCAGTGGATGTAAGTCAAACTCATATGTGGCAGAAATTCGTGTATTGACAAGGTTCAGGGACACCTACGACCACATTTCTCTTATGGAGGATACCCTTGCTGATATCCGCAAGGCTAACAAGGCTGGTGGCAACTATGCCGGTCAGTTCGTTGTCTACGATCTTCCCAACCGTGActgcgctgctgctgcttccaaCGGAGAGTACTCCCTCGACAATGACGGTGCCAACAAGTACAAGGCCTAcatcgccaagatcaagggcaTCCTCCAGGACTACTCTGACACCAAGGTCATCCTTGTAATTGGTAAGTGAACTATCACTCTTGGTATTGCATTAGCTAACCCCATTGCAGAGCCTGATTCCCTTGCTAACCTGGTCACCAACCTGAACGTCGACAAGTGCGCCAAGGCCGAGAGTGCTTACAAGGAGCTCACTGTCTACGCCATCAAGGAACTCAACCTCCCCAACGTCTCCATGTACCTTGATGCCGGTCACGGTGGCTGGCTCGGCTGGCCTGCCAACATCGGCCCTGCTGCTAAGCTCTACGCCCAGATCTACAAGGACGCTGGCAAGCCTTCTCGCGTTCGCGGTCTCGTCACCAACGTCTCCAACTACAATGGCTGGAAGCTCTCCACGAAGCCCGACTACACCGAGAGCAATCCCAACTACGATGAGCAGCGATACATCAACGCCTTCGCTCCTCTTCTCGCCCAGGAGGGTTGGTCCAACGTCAAGTTCATCGTCGACCAGGGCCGATCTGGCAAGCAGCCTACTGGCCAGAAGGCTCAGGGCGACTGGTGCAACGCCAAGGGTACTGGTTTCGGACTTCGACCTTCCACCAACACTGGTGATGCTCTCGCCGATGCTTTCGTCTGGGTCAAGCCTGGTGGTGAGTCTGATGGTACCTCTGATACATCTGCTGCTCGCTACGACTACCACTGTGGTCTCGATGATGCTCTCAAGTAAGTTGCTCCATCCGATATTCTCACTATATCCCGTGCTAATATTTCATCTTCAGGCCCGCTCCTGAGGCTGGAACCTGGTTTCAGGCTTACTTCGAGCAGCTCCTCGACAACGCCAACCCCTCATTCATGTAAATTATACAAGAATGACTGATCTTAACAAAGTGAAAAGTTGGAAGTTGGATCAGATTAATTGTCAAGAACCTAGAATGTTTTATCTGGATTGTAGCTAGTTACGAGCACATATGAATTGACATTTGAACATTGAAgcaatactatttttttcgAAAGCGGAGTCGTAAATGTAATACAGATTACAAGAAAAAATGACTAGCTAGTCAACAATGCCCTGAGGCAGAACTGAAACATAATCCAATGCAGCTGTTTCCTTGCCATCAGCCTTTCCAATGATCACGAGCTTGTCACCTGGTTGGATCTTGACTCCTTCAAAGGTGATACGAGTGGCAGAGTGACCATCGAGGAACTCACTAGGCCAGTGTCCCAGTCGCTCTTCATTGTCTCCAACCCACTTGCCGATCAATCGCTTGTTGAGATATACAGACCAAGTAGACTTGCCACCAACAATATCATAGTAGTTTACAGCGAGGTTATATGTGCCCTTGGGGGACTTGAGAGTCGTGCTGGCTGTTCCAGTGCTGTTTGTGTATATGGCAACATACTTCGAAGCAGTCTCGGTTGGTGTGACATTGACAGGCTTGTAGCCATCGAgttccatcttctcagcctcgatTCTATAAGGATGATTACGAACGCGGTTCTGTTTGTCAGGGATGCCAGACAAGTTGCGGTAGAACTCGTTGATGGCATCTCTCCAGACGATCGAGTGACCAGCCTGGTACTTGAGTCTGAAGAGGTCATGTTCAAGTCTGTCATTATCGATCTTGCCCTTCAACGATGCCCAAGTCTTGTGGAAGGTTTGAGCTGTAGCGGCACCCTTGTAGTGAGCATCGTAGAAGTGCTGAATCACAGTCTTTCCAGAGTGGAGCTTGAAAGTGTATGGGACGTGGTGAAACCAGAGCATGAGGTCATCGGGGGTCGTTTCTGTGCTTTCGAACCGCTTGGCAATTTCGGAAGGATACTGGCCAGCATTTCCAGTTCCATTCTTGACTGTACGGTCCATACCGATATGATCGCGGGTTGCCCTAGTCCACTGTCCCCAGCCGTTGTTATCCTGCGAGGCAGGGTTGGGTCCATAGTGAGCGTA harbors:
- a CDS encoding hypothetical protein (EggNog:ENOG41~CAZy:GH6), giving the protein MAYKLILAAFAAAALAAPVEERQSCSNGVWAQCGGQNWSGTPCCTSGNKCVKLNDFYSQCQPGTAEPSSTAAGPSSTTATKTTATGGSSTTAGGSVTSAPPAASGNPYSGVDLWANNYYRSEVMNLAVPKLSGAKATAAAKVADVPSFQWMDTYDHISLMEDTLADIRKANKAGGNYAGQFVVYDLPNRDCAAAASNGEYSLDNDGANKYKAYIAKIKGILQDYSDTKVILVIEPDSLANLVTNLNVDKCAKAESAYKELTVYAIKELNLPNVSMYLDAGHGGWLGWPANIGPAAKLYAQIYKDAGKPSRVRGLVTNVSNYNGWKLSTKPDYTESNPNYDEQRYINAFAPLLAQEGWSNVKFIVDQGRSGKQPTGQKAQGDWCNAKGTGFGLRPSTNTGDALADAFVWVKPGGESDGTSDTSAARYDYHCGLDDALKPAPEAGTWFQAYFEQLLDNANPSFM